A single region of the Micropterus dolomieu isolate WLL.071019.BEF.003 ecotype Adirondacks linkage group LG18, ASM2129224v1, whole genome shotgun sequence genome encodes:
- the LOC123956526 gene encoding RNA-binding protein 38-like, with protein MLLHQFMNGALEVMHPPSLQKDTTFTKIFVGGLPYHTNDASLRKYFEAYGDIDEAVVITDRQTGKSRGYGFVTMTDRGAAERACKDPNPIIDGRKANVNLAYLGAKPRSIQTGISIGVQPIHPALIQRQYGMAQPYVYPQAFVQPSLVLPTQVSSSVSTSPYLDYSAAYTQYAQAAFEQQYPYATSPAGFLGYSYTTSPPATAGPAAAATAPATVHPTLPSAAGPAPAFLHYAPQQHIQPDRMQ; from the exons ATGCTTCTGCATCAGTTCATGAACGGAGCCCTGGAAGTCATGCATCCCCCATCGCTTCAGAAAGACACTACTTTTACCAAGATCTTTGTCGGCGGGCTGCCGTACCACACAAACGATGCCTCACTGAGAAAATACTTCGAGGCCTATGGGGACATTGACGAGGCTGTGGTGATAACGGACAGACAGACCGGTAAATCCAGAGGATATGGCTTT GTGACAATGACTGacagaggagcagcagagagagccTGCAAGGATCCCAACCCTATAATTGATGGCAGGAAAGCCAATGTCAACCTGGCCTACCTGGGTGCCAAACCCCGCAGCATACAGACCG GCATATCCATCGGAGTGCAGCCCATTCACCCAGCACTCATCCAGAGGCAGTATGG gatGGCGCAGCCGTACGTCTACCCACAAGCCTTTGTGCAGCCCAGCTTGGTGCTGCCCACTCAGGTATCCTCCTCTGTCAGCACCAGCCCATACCTGGACTACAGCGCAGCCTACACCCAGTACGCCCAGGCAGCCTTTGAGCAGCAGTACCCGTATGCCACCTCCCCAGCTGGCTTCTTGGGCTACAGTTACACCACCAGCCCCCCAGCCACTGCTGGTCCGGCCGCCGCCGCCACAGCTCCGGCCACCGTACACCCCACCCTCCCCTCCGCCGCTGGCCCAGCCCCGGCCTTCCTGCACTATGCCCCACAGCAGCACATCCAGCCGGACCGTATGCAGTGA
- the rae1 gene encoding mRNA export factor isoform X2, translating to MSLFGTNTGFGTGGTGVFGNTTTDSHNPMKDVEVTSPPDDSISCLAFSPPSMPGNFLIGGSWANDVRCWEVQDNGQTVPKAQQTHAGPVLDACWSDDGSKVFTASCDKTAKMWDLNSNQAMQIAQHEGPIKSIHWIKAPNYSCIMTGSWDKTLKFWDTRSPNPMMSLQMPERCYCADVVYPMAVVATAERGLIVYQLENQPSEFRRIDSPLKHQHRCVAIFKDKQNKPTGFALGSIEGRVAIHYINPPNPAKDNFTFKCHRSNGTNTTTPQDIYAVNAISFHPVHGTLATVGSDGRFSFWDKDARTKLKTSEQLDQPITACCFNQNGNIFAYASSYDWSKGHEYYNPQKKNYIFLRNAAEELKPRNKK from the exons ATGAGTTTATTTGGGACAAACACCGGGTTTGGGACAGGAGGGACCGGTGTCTTTGgaaacacaacaacagacagCCACAATCCCATGAAG GATGTTGAAGTGACTTCACCTCCAGATGACAGCATCAGCTGTCTGGCTTTCAGTCCTCCCTCCATGCCAGGGAACTTCCTCATTGGAGGATCCTGGGCCAATGAT GTCCGGTGCTGGGAGGTGCAGGACAATGGACAGACTGTCCCCAAAGCCCAACAGACGCACGCAGGTCCAGTGCTGGATGCGTGCTGGAGCGAT GATGGGAGTAAGGTCTTCACTGCTTCATGTGATAAAACAGCCAAGATGTGGGATCTTAACAGCAATCAAGCAATGCAGATTGCACAG CATGAGGGTCCGATCAAATCAATCCACTGGATAAAAGCCCCAAACTACAGCTGCATCATGACTGGCAGTTGGGACAAAACACTGAAG tTCTGGGATACCCGCTCTCCCAATCCCATGATGTCTCTGCAGATGCCAGAGAGATGCTACTGTGCAGATGTT GTATACCCCATGGCGGTGGTTGCCACAGCTGAGAGAGGACTGATAGTGTACCAGCTGGAGAACCAGCCCTCTGAGTTTCGCAGAATAGACTCTCCTCTCAAACATCAG CACCGCTGTGTCGCCATATTCaaggacaaacaaaacaagcccACAGGCTTTGCACTGGGAAGCATTGAGGGCCGAGTGGCCATCCACTATATCAACCCTCCAAACCC agccaaagacAACTTCACCTTTAAGTGCCACAGGTCCAATGGAACCAACACAACCACTCCACAGGACATCTATGCT GTGAATGCCATCTCCTTCCATCCTGTCCATGGCACACTGGCTACTGTGGGCTCAGACGGGCGCTTCAGCTTCTGGGACAAAGACGCTCGCACCAAGTTAAAGACCTCGGAGCAGCTCGACCAGCCCATTACGGCTTGCTGCTTCAACCAAAATGGCAACATCTTTGCATATGCTTCCAGTTACGACTGGTCGAAG GGCCATGAGTACTACAACCCCCAGAAAAAGAATTACATCTTCCTGAGGAACGCTGCAGAGGAGCTGAAGCCTCGGAACAAGAAATG A
- the rae1 gene encoding mRNA export factor isoform X1 — protein sequence MSLFGTNTGFGTGGTGVFGNTTTDSHNPMKDVEVTSPPDDSISCLAFSPPSMPGNFLIGGSWANDVRCWEVQDNGQTVPKAQQTHAGPVLDACWSDDGSKVFTASCDKTAKMWDLNSNQAMQIAQHEGPIKSIHWIKAPNYSCIMTGSWDKTLKFWDTRSPNPMMSLQMPERCYCADVVYPMAVVATAERGLIVYQLENQPSEFRRIDSPLKHQHRCVAIFKDKQNKPTGFALGSIEGRVAIHYINPPNPAKDNFTFKCHRSNGTNTTTPQDIYAVNAISFHPVHGTLATVGSDGRFSFWDKDARTKLKTSEQLDQPITACCFNQNGNIFAYASSYDWSKGHEYYNPQKKNYIFLRNAAEELKPRNKKW from the exons ATGAGTTTATTTGGGACAAACACCGGGTTTGGGACAGGAGGGACCGGTGTCTTTGgaaacacaacaacagacagCCACAATCCCATGAAG GATGTTGAAGTGACTTCACCTCCAGATGACAGCATCAGCTGTCTGGCTTTCAGTCCTCCCTCCATGCCAGGGAACTTCCTCATTGGAGGATCCTGGGCCAATGAT GTCCGGTGCTGGGAGGTGCAGGACAATGGACAGACTGTCCCCAAAGCCCAACAGACGCACGCAGGTCCAGTGCTGGATGCGTGCTGGAGCGAT GATGGGAGTAAGGTCTTCACTGCTTCATGTGATAAAACAGCCAAGATGTGGGATCTTAACAGCAATCAAGCAATGCAGATTGCACAG CATGAGGGTCCGATCAAATCAATCCACTGGATAAAAGCCCCAAACTACAGCTGCATCATGACTGGCAGTTGGGACAAAACACTGAAG tTCTGGGATACCCGCTCTCCCAATCCCATGATGTCTCTGCAGATGCCAGAGAGATGCTACTGTGCAGATGTT GTATACCCCATGGCGGTGGTTGCCACAGCTGAGAGAGGACTGATAGTGTACCAGCTGGAGAACCAGCCCTCTGAGTTTCGCAGAATAGACTCTCCTCTCAAACATCAG CACCGCTGTGTCGCCATATTCaaggacaaacaaaacaagcccACAGGCTTTGCACTGGGAAGCATTGAGGGCCGAGTGGCCATCCACTATATCAACCCTCCAAACCC agccaaagacAACTTCACCTTTAAGTGCCACAGGTCCAATGGAACCAACACAACCACTCCACAGGACATCTATGCT GTGAATGCCATCTCCTTCCATCCTGTCCATGGCACACTGGCTACTGTGGGCTCAGACGGGCGCTTCAGCTTCTGGGACAAAGACGCTCGCACCAAGTTAAAGACCTCGGAGCAGCTCGACCAGCCCATTACGGCTTGCTGCTTCAACCAAAATGGCAACATCTTTGCATATGCTTCCAGTTACGACTGGTCGAAG GGCCATGAGTACTACAACCCCCAGAAAAAGAATTACATCTTCCTGAGGAACGCTGCAGAGGAGCTGAAGCCTCGGAACAAGAAATGGTGA
- the LOC123987437 gene encoding bone morphogenetic protein 7-like, with protein MVTGALATLMILLSWGYFVMTTQVPFSNFSVDNEVRSSFIQRRLRSQERREMQREILSILGLPHRPRPHVHTKHNAAPMFMLDLYNTISTDAEPPGYSYYKPVFPTQVSPVVTPQDSRFLDDADTVMSFVNLVGQDQALLYQQHGREFRFDLSRIPEGEAVTAAEFRIYKDFILEHYENETFRVSMYQVLQEPPNNKVELLLLDQREVWAAEEGWLVFDLTDTSNLWLANPEQNLGLRLVLEDSHGQRRNPQLAGLVTGSGPQDKQPFMVAFFKANEVRFRSVRSAHGHKGRQSNRSKPQRTVQDALKAVEAATDNGISKEGCKKHELYVSFRDLGWQDWIIAPEGYAAYYCEGECAFPLNSYMNATNHAIVQTLVHFINPDTVPKPCCAPTQLHGISVLYFDDSSNVILKKYRNMVVRACGCH; from the exons ATGGTGACGGGCGCCTTGGCGACGCTAATGATCCTCCTGTCGTGGGGTTACTTCGTGATGACCACTCAGGTCCCCTTCTCCAACTTCTCTGTGGACAATGAGGTGCGCTCCAGCTTCATCCAGCGGCGGCTGCGGAGCCAAGAGCGCAGGGAGATGCAGCGAGAGATCCTCTCCATCCTGGGGCTGCCGCATCGGCCGCGGCCGCACGTCCACACCAAACACAACGCCGCCCCGATGTTCATGCTGGACCTGTACAATACAATCTCTACAGACGCAGAGCCGCCGGGATATTCTTACTACAAGCCCGTTTTCCCGACCCAGGTTTCCCCCGTGGTGACCCCACAGGACAGCCGCTTCCTGGATGACGCAGACACGGTGATGAGCTTTGTCAATCTCG TTGGTCAAGATCAGGCGCTTCTGTACCAGCAGCACGGAAGAGAATTTCGATTTGACCTTTCCCGTATTCCAGAGGGCGAGGCTGTCACAGCGGCAGAGTTCAGGATTTATAAAGATTTCATACTGGAACACTACGAGAACGAGACATTCAGAGTCAGCATGTACCAGGTCCTGCAGGAGCCTCCAAACAA TAAAGTGGAGCTTTTGCTGCTGGACCAGCGAGAAGTGTGGGCTGCAGAGGAGGGCTGGCTGGTCTTTGACCTGACTGACACTAGTAACCTCTGGCTGGCCAACCCTGAGCAGAACCTCGGCCTGCGCCTGGTCCTGGAGGACAGTCACG GCCAGAGGAGGAACCCCCAGCTGGCAGGGCTGGTGACTGGCAGTGGACCTCAGGATAAACAGCCCTTCATGGTTGCCTTCTTCAAAGCCAATGAGGTGCGCTTCCGCAGCGTCCGCTCTGCCCACGGGCACAAGGGGCGCCAGTCTAACCGCTCCAAACCTCAGAGGACTGTCCAAGATGCACTTAAGGCAGTGGAGGCTGCAACAG ATAATGGCATCTCTAAAGAGGGATGTAAAAAGCACGAGCTGTATGTCAGTTTCAGAGATTTGGGATGGCAG GACTGGATCATAGCACCAGAGGGCTACGCAGCGTACTACTGCGAGGGAGAATGTGCCTTCCCTCTCAACTCCTACATGAATGCCACCAATCATGCTATTGTGCAAACTCTG GTGCATTTTATCAACCCTGATACGGTGCCCAAGCCCTGCTGTGCCCCAACGCAGCTCCATGGCATCTCAGTGCTCTACTTTGACGACAGCTCCAACGTCATCCTCAAGAAGTACCGCAACATGGTGGTCAGAGCCTGTGGCTGTCACTAA